Part of the Gramella sp. Hel_I_59 genome, ACGCTTGCTGAAAGAGCTTCTAGTATCGTAAACGATATTTTTGCTGATGATGACGGTAAATTCCAGGTAGGTGTGAATTATGTGCAGGGGGACCGGACGCCAGATCAGCAAACTGTAGATAGGTTTGGTTTGACACTGTCCACCCAGATCTCAGATCGTGTTTTGATAAATGGTCAGGTGGGTGTTCCAATTGGAGGGGTGACCGAATCTGTGATTATCGGAGATCTGGAAATTGATTTTCTCCTGAATGCAGATGGTACTTTAAGAGCTTCGGTATTTAACCGTGAAAATAACATTCAGTTTATTGGTGAGGAGATAGGGTTTACACAGGGAGTAGGGCTATCTTATAACGTGGACTTTGATACCTTTAAAGAGTTGATCAGGAAGATCGCAAGCACTACTATTGAAGGTTTTGACGATTCAGAAGAAGAAAAGGATCCTGCAACACCGTCACCTGCACCAGATTTCATGAATTTCAAGTCTGAAGAAGAAAATGAATAAAGCTAAAACTTCAGAAATAATTTAAATCTGGGAGTTCATTTGATTGGCTTCCTAAATTTTAGTTTGTAGTTTTAATCTATTAAGAAAATTATCAATGAGTAAGAAATTGAAAAAAATTGGGGTGATGACTTCCGGTGGTGATTCTCCTGGCATGAACGCTGCAATTAGAGCGGTTGTTAGAACCTGCGCATATTATCATGTTGACTGTGTTGGATACTATCGTGGTTTCCAGGGAATGATCGCGGGAGATAGTATTCCATTAACTGCACGAAGCGTAAGAAATACCATCAACCAGGGTGGAACGATATTACAGTCGGCAAGATCCAAGGAATTTATGACAAAAGAAGGACGGGCTAAAGCTGCTGCCAATCTCAAAAAAGAAGGAGTAGACGCTATGATTCTTATTGGAGGCGATGGAACATTTACCGGAGGTCAGGTTTTTAGTAAGGAGCATAACTTTCCGGTAATTGGTGTACCAGGAACTATCGATAATGACATTTTTGGAACTCATTACACCATTGGTTACGATACGGCATTGAATACAGTTATCGAAGCTATTGATAAGATCCGTGATACTGCAAGTTCCCATAATCGACTATTTTTTGTAGAAGTAATGGGTCGGGATGCAGGTTTTATTGCACTGAATACTGGAATTGGCGCAGGGGCTGAAGAGATTTTAATTCCTGAAGAAGATCTTGGTTTGGATCGACTACTGGATTCTCTGGAACGAAGTCGAAGAGCTGGAAAAACTTCTAGTATCGTAGTGGTTTCTGAAGGTGATAAAATAGGAAAGAATGTTTTCGAACTCGCAGAATATGTAAAAGAGAATCTGCCTTTTTATGATGCCAGGGTAACTGTTTTAGGACATATTCAAAGAGGAGGAAGACCATCTTGTTTTGACAGGGTTCTGGCGAGCAGACTAAGTGTCAAAGCTGTCGAACTTCTATTAGATGGAAAGCGAGACCTCATGGTGGGTATGATGAATAATGAAATTGAAAGCTGTAGCCTTGACCAGGCATTAAAAGGGAAGCATAATATTAATAAGGATCTATTACGTATTTCTGAAATACTCTCAACTTAATGAAGACAATTGCGATCATTGCCCATGACGGGAAGAAACCTGAAATGGTTCAGTTTCTGAATCAGTTTAATGAAGTTCTGAATTCTAAGGAAATTAAGATCATTGCTACCGGAACTACTGGAGCTAAAACCGAAGCTGCTGGTTATAAGGTAGAAAAGTTACTTTCTGGTCCTTTAGGTGGTGATGCTCAAATCGCTGCAAGAATTGCTGAAAAGCAGGTTGATATGGTCATCTTCTTCAGAGATCCATTGGATAAGCATCCACACGAACCAGATATTTTTATGCTGATGCGATTATGTGATGTTCACAATGTTCCCTTAGCGACAAATCCTGCAACTGCCAGGCTTTTAATTAGAGGACTATAGTTAGAATTTAACTGCGATCGCACTAATTTCAACATTTACAAACTTTGGAAGATTAGCAACTTCCACAGTTTCTCTTGCCGGAGCATTTTCTGAAGCGAAATATTTAGCATAGACTTCGTTGATCTTTCCGAAGTTATTCATGTCACTAATAAAAATTGAAGTTTTGACTACATGATCAAGGGTCAATCCGGCTTCAGTCAAAATAGCCTTCAAATTTTCCAGTACTAGTGTTGTTTCAGCTTCAAGATCTTCAGTTTTTAGATCGCCAGTTGCCGGATCTATCGCGATCTGTCCGCTAATATATAAGGTGTCTCCAGCAAAAATTGCCTGATTGTAAGGTCCTATGGGTGCCGGGGCATTGTTGGTCTTAATGATTTTTTTCATAACTGAATATTTTATAAGGTTCTATCGCGATCCCGTCGCTTTTCATATTTAATATCACTTAATACGCTAGCCTTAATCCTGATCAGGAAGTTCCATGACTTTCTAGGGCCAAAAGGAACCCAACTAAAACTCATCAACCAGCTATCAAGATCACGTTGAAAACGTAATTGAGTAGGAGTAACCCCGCTATTCACAAGGTCGTAACCGGTGCTGGCTCCAATTTTCCATTTTGGTGCGATCTCTATATTTCCATTAAACATCAATGAATGC contains:
- the pfkA gene encoding 6-phosphofructokinase, giving the protein MSKKLKKIGVMTSGGDSPGMNAAIRAVVRTCAYYHVDCVGYYRGFQGMIAGDSIPLTARSVRNTINQGGTILQSARSKEFMTKEGRAKAAANLKKEGVDAMILIGGDGTFTGGQVFSKEHNFPVIGVPGTIDNDIFGTHYTIGYDTALNTVIEAIDKIRDTASSHNRLFFVEVMGRDAGFIALNTGIGAGAEEILIPEEDLGLDRLLDSLERSRRAGKTSSIVVVSEGDKIGKNVFELAEYVKENLPFYDARVTVLGHIQRGGRPSCFDRVLASRLSVKAVELLLDGKRDLMVGMMNNEIESCSLDQALKGKHNINKDLLRISEILST
- a CDS encoding methylglyoxal synthase, coding for MKTIAIIAHDGKKPEMVQFLNQFNEVLNSKEIKIIATGTTGAKTEAAGYKVEKLLSGPLGGDAQIAARIAEKQVDMVIFFRDPLDKHPHEPDIFMLMRLCDVHNVPLATNPATARLLIRGL
- a CDS encoding RidA family protein, coding for MKKIIKTNNAPAPIGPYNQAIFAGDTLYISGQIAIDPATGDLKTEDLEAETTLVLENLKAILTEAGLTLDHVVKTSIFISDMNNFGKINEVYAKYFASENAPARETVEVANLPKFVNVEISAIAVKF